Proteins co-encoded in one Neofelis nebulosa isolate mNeoNeb1 chromosome 2, mNeoNeb1.pri, whole genome shotgun sequence genomic window:
- the TTLL10 gene encoding inactive polyglycylase TTLL10 isoform X8, translating into MTLPPQGTRPHGHRRDRSQPQAEAQVQDPGRHPSLRLGPRTAQRSHRGVGVVSSQSCPRPCAPTPAARSRTRFIYRRGPPTRTHVSRKRGKWSRIARVRRSHTRVPGWAHKRPMGSSQEEQPLHRPSQSGQDADLLDAADTARPQASLLEGHLPEGERQLHGSGQGPYFYIGGTNGASIISSYCKGKGWQRIEDSRREDYKLKWCEVKCRDSYYSFREGEQLLYQLPNNKLLTTKIGLLSALREYSRVVSRTHKTSPCAQAKSRKDTTSALEELTWTSPGCFGPQRVLKMEEFFPETYRLDIRDEREAFFTLFDENQTWICKPTASNQGKGIFLLRNQEEVAALQVKTQSIEDDPIYRKMPFRAPQARVVQRYIQNPLLLDGKKFDVRSYLLIACATPYMVFFGHGYARLTLSLYDPHSSDLSGHLTNQFMQKKSPLYMLLKEDTVWSMDHLNRYINDKFRKTKGLPRDWVFTTFTKRMQQIMAHCFQAVKSKLQCKLGYFDLIGCDFLIDENFKVWLLEMNSNPALHTNCEVLKEVIPGVVTETLDLALETFQKSLRGQKMLPLLSQRHFVLLHDGEADLWPRPGGSRGALRPPPPLRAAPRPGARTPAPPRGPGGAHARPRLPGRGPDGSTQSREPGAERPREGAGGPAREPSPGLAEEERKNAGHRGS; encoded by the exons ATGACCCTGCCTCCACAGGGCACCAGGCCCCACGGTCACCGCAGAGACAGGAGCCAGCCACAAGCAGAGGCCCAAGTCCAGGACCCCGGGAGGCACCCCTCCCTGAGGCTAGGACCGAGGACTGCCCAAAGGTCccacagaggggtgggggtggtgtctTCCCAGAGCTGCCCCCGCCCTTGTGCGCCCACACCTGCAGCCCGCAGCCGCACCCGCTTCATCTACCGTCGGGGACCACCCACTAGGACCCACGTCAGCAGGAAGAGGGGCAAGTGGTCCAGGATTGCAAGGGTCCGGCGGAGCCACACCCGGGTGCCAG GCTGGGCCCACAAAAGACCGATGGGGAGCAGCCAAGAGGAGCAGCCCCTGCACCGGCCAAGCCAGTCGGGCCAAGACGCAG ACCTCCTGGACGCTGCTGACACCGCCAGGCCTCAGGCCTCTCTCCTGGAGGGGCACCTgccagagggggagaggcagctgCACGGCAGCGGGCAAGGGCCCTACTTCTACATCGGAGGCACCAACGGGGCCTCCAT AATCAGCTCCTACTGCAAGGGCAAGGGCTGGCAGCGCATTGAGGACAGCCGGCGGGAGGACTACAAGCTGAAGTGGTGCGAGGTCAAGTGCAGAGACAGCTACTACAGCTTCCGGGAag GCGAACAGCTGCTCTACCAGCTCCCCAACAACAAGCTCCTCACCACCAAGATTGGGCTGCTCAGTGCCCTGAGGGAGTACTCGAGGGTCGTGAGCAGGACCCACAAGACATCACCGTGTGCCCAGGCCAA ATCCAGAAAGGACACAACCTCCGCCCTTGAGGAGCTCACGTGGACCAGCCCAGGATGCTTTGGGCCACAGAG AGTCCtgaaaatggaagaatttttCCCAGAGACCTACCGTCTGGACATCAGGGACGAGAGAGAGGCTTTCTTCACTCTCTTTGATG AAAATCAGACGTGGATCTGCAAGCCCACGGCCTCCAACCAGGGCAAAGGCATCTTCCTGCTCAGGAACCAGGAGGAAGTCGCCGCCCTGCAAGTCAAGACCCAGAGCATCGAGGACGACCCCATCTACCGCAAGATGCCGTTCCGGGCGCCTCAGGCGCGGGTCGTGCAGAG GTACATCCAGAACCCACTGCTACTGGATGGGAAGAAGTTTGACGTGCGTTCCTACCTGCTCATCGCCTGTGCCACGCCGTACATGGTCTTCTTTGGTCACGGCTATGCCCGCCTCACTCTCAGCCTTTATGACCCCCATTCCAGCGACCTCAGTGGCCACTTGACCAACCAG TTCATGCAGAAGAAGAGCCCCCTGTACATGCTGCTCAAGGAGGACACGGTATGGAGCATGGACCACCTCAACCGCTACATCAACGACAAATTCCGGAAGACCAAGGGACTCCCTAGGGACTGGGTCTTTACTACCTTTACG AAGCGGATGCAGCAGATCATGGCTCACTGCTTCCAGGCTGTCAAGTCCAAGCTCCAGTGCAAGCTGGGCTACTTCGACCTCATTGGCTGTGACTTCCTGATCGACGAAAACTTCAAG GTGTGGCTGCTGGAGATGAACTCCAACCCCGCCCTGCACACCAACTGTGAAGTCCTGAAGGAGGTGATCCCGGGCGTGGTCACGGAAACCCTGG acCTGGCGCTCGAGACCTTCCAGAAGAGCCTGCGCGGCCAGAAGATGCTGCCTCTGCTGTCCCAGCGCCACTTCGTGCTCCTGCACGACGGCGAGGCCGACCTCTGGCCGCGCCCCGGGGGCTCCCGAGGCGCCCTGCGCCCGCCGCCCCCGCTCCGCGCCGCCCCGCGGCCAGGCGCGCGCACGCCCGCACCCCCCCGGGGGCCCGGCGGCGCGCACGCGCGGCCCCGACTCCCGGGCCGCGGCCCCGACGGCAGCACCCAGAGCCGGGAGCCCGGGGCCGAGCGGCCGCGAGAGGGAGCAGGGGGCCCGGCGCGGGAGCCGTCCCCCGGGCTGGCGGAGGAGGAGCGCAAGAACGCGGGCCATCGCGGCTCCTAG
- the TTLL10 gene encoding inactive polyglycylase TTLL10 isoform X6, whose product MRGCGSPGPAFHPVPGCRFLPVFLPDQGTRPHGHRRDRSQPQAEAQVQDPGRHPSLRLGPRTAQRSHRGVGVVSSQSCPRPCAPTPAARSRTRFIYRRGPPTRTHVSRKRGKWSRIARVRRSHTRVPGWAHKRPMGSSQEEQPLHRPSQSGQDADLLDAADTARPQASLLEGHLPEGERQLHGSGQGPYFYIGGTNGASIISSYCKGKGWQRIEDSRREDYKLKWCEVKCRDSYYSFREGEQLLYQLPNNKLLTTKIGLLSALREYSRVVSRTHKTSPCAQAKSRKDTTSALEELTWTSPGCFGPQRVLKMEEFFPETYRLDIRDEREAFFTLFDENQTWICKPTASNQGKGIFLLRNQEEVAALQVKTQSIEDDPIYRKMPFRAPQARVVQRYIQNPLLLDGKKFDVRSYLLIACATPYMVFFGHGYARLTLSLYDPHSSDLSGHLTNQFMQKKSPLYMLLKEDTVWSMDHLNRYINDKFRKTKGLPRDWVFTTFTKRMQQIMAHCFQAVKSKLQCKLGYFDLIGCDFLIDENFKVWLLEMNSNPALHTNCEVLKEVIPGVVTETLDLALETFQKSLRGQKMLPLLSQRHFVLLHDGEADLWPRPGGSRGALRPPPPLRAAPRPGARTPAPPRGPGGAHARPRLPGRGPDGSTQSREPGAERPREGAGGPAREPSPGLAEEERKNAGHRGS is encoded by the exons GGCACCAGGCCCCACGGTCACCGCAGAGACAGGAGCCAGCCACAAGCAGAGGCCCAAGTCCAGGACCCCGGGAGGCACCCCTCCCTGAGGCTAGGACCGAGGACTGCCCAAAGGTCccacagaggggtgggggtggtgtctTCCCAGAGCTGCCCCCGCCCTTGTGCGCCCACACCTGCAGCCCGCAGCCGCACCCGCTTCATCTACCGTCGGGGACCACCCACTAGGACCCACGTCAGCAGGAAGAGGGGCAAGTGGTCCAGGATTGCAAGGGTCCGGCGGAGCCACACCCGGGTGCCAG GCTGGGCCCACAAAAGACCGATGGGGAGCAGCCAAGAGGAGCAGCCCCTGCACCGGCCAAGCCAGTCGGGCCAAGACGCAG ACCTCCTGGACGCTGCTGACACCGCCAGGCCTCAGGCCTCTCTCCTGGAGGGGCACCTgccagagggggagaggcagctgCACGGCAGCGGGCAAGGGCCCTACTTCTACATCGGAGGCACCAACGGGGCCTCCAT AATCAGCTCCTACTGCAAGGGCAAGGGCTGGCAGCGCATTGAGGACAGCCGGCGGGAGGACTACAAGCTGAAGTGGTGCGAGGTCAAGTGCAGAGACAGCTACTACAGCTTCCGGGAag GCGAACAGCTGCTCTACCAGCTCCCCAACAACAAGCTCCTCACCACCAAGATTGGGCTGCTCAGTGCCCTGAGGGAGTACTCGAGGGTCGTGAGCAGGACCCACAAGACATCACCGTGTGCCCAGGCCAA ATCCAGAAAGGACACAACCTCCGCCCTTGAGGAGCTCACGTGGACCAGCCCAGGATGCTTTGGGCCACAGAG AGTCCtgaaaatggaagaatttttCCCAGAGACCTACCGTCTGGACATCAGGGACGAGAGAGAGGCTTTCTTCACTCTCTTTGATG AAAATCAGACGTGGATCTGCAAGCCCACGGCCTCCAACCAGGGCAAAGGCATCTTCCTGCTCAGGAACCAGGAGGAAGTCGCCGCCCTGCAAGTCAAGACCCAGAGCATCGAGGACGACCCCATCTACCGCAAGATGCCGTTCCGGGCGCCTCAGGCGCGGGTCGTGCAGAG GTACATCCAGAACCCACTGCTACTGGATGGGAAGAAGTTTGACGTGCGTTCCTACCTGCTCATCGCCTGTGCCACGCCGTACATGGTCTTCTTTGGTCACGGCTATGCCCGCCTCACTCTCAGCCTTTATGACCCCCATTCCAGCGACCTCAGTGGCCACTTGACCAACCAG TTCATGCAGAAGAAGAGCCCCCTGTACATGCTGCTCAAGGAGGACACGGTATGGAGCATGGACCACCTCAACCGCTACATCAACGACAAATTCCGGAAGACCAAGGGACTCCCTAGGGACTGGGTCTTTACTACCTTTACG AAGCGGATGCAGCAGATCATGGCTCACTGCTTCCAGGCTGTCAAGTCCAAGCTCCAGTGCAAGCTGGGCTACTTCGACCTCATTGGCTGTGACTTCCTGATCGACGAAAACTTCAAG GTGTGGCTGCTGGAGATGAACTCCAACCCCGCCCTGCACACCAACTGTGAAGTCCTGAAGGAGGTGATCCCGGGCGTGGTCACGGAAACCCTGG acCTGGCGCTCGAGACCTTCCAGAAGAGCCTGCGCGGCCAGAAGATGCTGCCTCTGCTGTCCCAGCGCCACTTCGTGCTCCTGCACGACGGCGAGGCCGACCTCTGGCCGCGCCCCGGGGGCTCCCGAGGCGCCCTGCGCCCGCCGCCCCCGCTCCGCGCCGCCCCGCGGCCAGGCGCGCGCACGCCCGCACCCCCCCGGGGGCCCGGCGGCGCGCACGCGCGGCCCCGACTCCCGGGCCGCGGCCCCGACGGCAGCACCCAGAGCCGGGAGCCCGGGGCCGAGCGGCCGCGAGAGGGAGCAGGGGGCCCGGCGCGGGAGCCGTCCCCCGGGCTGGCGGAGGAGGAGCGCAAGAACGCGGGCCATCGCGGCTCCTAG
- the TTLL10 gene encoding inactive polyglycylase TTLL10 isoform X3 — MSAPPEQPTMTRVPGEKTHGRTLTSSRFLEHFLQVRQGLPSILYRGAASCQSFYLTRESLACNKQDAEMTLPPQGTRPHGHRRDRSQPQAEAQVQDPGRHPSLRLGPRTAQRTHVSRKRGKWSRIARVRRSHTRVPGWAHKRPMGSSQEEQPLHRPSQSGQDADLLDAADTARPQASLLEGHLPEGERQLHGSGQGPYFYIGGTNGASIISSYCKGKGWQRIEDSRREDYKLKWCEVKCRDSYYSFREGEQLLYQLPNNKLLTTKIGLLSALREYSRVVSRTHKTSPCAQAKSRKDTTSALEELTWTSPGCFGPQRVLKMEEFFPETYRLDIRDEREAFFTLFDENQTWICKPTASNQGKGIFLLRNQEEVAALQVKTQSIEDDPIYRKMPFRAPQARVVQRYIQNPLLLDGKKFDVRSYLLIACATPYMVFFGHGYARLTLSLYDPHSSDLSGHLTNQFMQKKSPLYMLLKEDTVWSMDHLNRYINDKFRKTKGLPRDWVFTTFTKRMQQIMAHCFQAVKSKLQCKLGYFDLIGCDFLIDENFKVWLLEMNSNPALHTNCEVLKEVIPGVVTETLDLALETFQKSLRGQKMLPLLSQRHFVLLHDGEADLWPRPGGSRGALRPPPPLRAAPRPGARTPAPPRGPGGAHARPRLPGRGPDGSTQSREPGAERPREGAGGPAREPSPGLAEEERKNAGHRGS; from the exons GGAAAGCCTCGCCTGCAATAAACAGGATGCCGAGATGACCCTGCCTCCACAGGGCACCAGGCCCCACGGTCACCGCAGAGACAGGAGCCAGCCACAAGCAGAGGCCCAAGTCCAGGACCCCGGGAGGCACCCCTCCCTGAGGCTAGGACCGAGGACTGCCCAAAG GACCCACGTCAGCAGGAAGAGGGGCAAGTGGTCCAGGATTGCAAGGGTCCGGCGGAGCCACACCCGGGTGCCAG GCTGGGCCCACAAAAGACCGATGGGGAGCAGCCAAGAGGAGCAGCCCCTGCACCGGCCAAGCCAGTCGGGCCAAGACGCAG ACCTCCTGGACGCTGCTGACACCGCCAGGCCTCAGGCCTCTCTCCTGGAGGGGCACCTgccagagggggagaggcagctgCACGGCAGCGGGCAAGGGCCCTACTTCTACATCGGAGGCACCAACGGGGCCTCCAT AATCAGCTCCTACTGCAAGGGCAAGGGCTGGCAGCGCATTGAGGACAGCCGGCGGGAGGACTACAAGCTGAAGTGGTGCGAGGTCAAGTGCAGAGACAGCTACTACAGCTTCCGGGAag GCGAACAGCTGCTCTACCAGCTCCCCAACAACAAGCTCCTCACCACCAAGATTGGGCTGCTCAGTGCCCTGAGGGAGTACTCGAGGGTCGTGAGCAGGACCCACAAGACATCACCGTGTGCCCAGGCCAA ATCCAGAAAGGACACAACCTCCGCCCTTGAGGAGCTCACGTGGACCAGCCCAGGATGCTTTGGGCCACAGAG AGTCCtgaaaatggaagaatttttCCCAGAGACCTACCGTCTGGACATCAGGGACGAGAGAGAGGCTTTCTTCACTCTCTTTGATG AAAATCAGACGTGGATCTGCAAGCCCACGGCCTCCAACCAGGGCAAAGGCATCTTCCTGCTCAGGAACCAGGAGGAAGTCGCCGCCCTGCAAGTCAAGACCCAGAGCATCGAGGACGACCCCATCTACCGCAAGATGCCGTTCCGGGCGCCTCAGGCGCGGGTCGTGCAGAG GTACATCCAGAACCCACTGCTACTGGATGGGAAGAAGTTTGACGTGCGTTCCTACCTGCTCATCGCCTGTGCCACGCCGTACATGGTCTTCTTTGGTCACGGCTATGCCCGCCTCACTCTCAGCCTTTATGACCCCCATTCCAGCGACCTCAGTGGCCACTTGACCAACCAG TTCATGCAGAAGAAGAGCCCCCTGTACATGCTGCTCAAGGAGGACACGGTATGGAGCATGGACCACCTCAACCGCTACATCAACGACAAATTCCGGAAGACCAAGGGACTCCCTAGGGACTGGGTCTTTACTACCTTTACG AAGCGGATGCAGCAGATCATGGCTCACTGCTTCCAGGCTGTCAAGTCCAAGCTCCAGTGCAAGCTGGGCTACTTCGACCTCATTGGCTGTGACTTCCTGATCGACGAAAACTTCAAG GTGTGGCTGCTGGAGATGAACTCCAACCCCGCCCTGCACACCAACTGTGAAGTCCTGAAGGAGGTGATCCCGGGCGTGGTCACGGAAACCCTGG acCTGGCGCTCGAGACCTTCCAGAAGAGCCTGCGCGGCCAGAAGATGCTGCCTCTGCTGTCCCAGCGCCACTTCGTGCTCCTGCACGACGGCGAGGCCGACCTCTGGCCGCGCCCCGGGGGCTCCCGAGGCGCCCTGCGCCCGCCGCCCCCGCTCCGCGCCGCCCCGCGGCCAGGCGCGCGCACGCCCGCACCCCCCCGGGGGCCCGGCGGCGCGCACGCGCGGCCCCGACTCCCGGGCCGCGGCCCCGACGGCAGCACCCAGAGCCGGGAGCCCGGGGCCGAGCGGCCGCGAGAGGGAGCAGGGGGCCCGGCGCGGGAGCCGTCCCCCGGGCTGGCGGAGGAGGAGCGCAAGAACGCGGGCCATCGCGGCTCCTAG
- the TTLL10 gene encoding inactive polyglycylase TTLL10 isoform X2 — protein sequence MSAPPEQPTMTRVPGEKTHGRTLTSSRFLEHFLQVRQGLPSILYRGAASCQSFYLTRESLACNKQDAEMTLPPQGTRPHGHRRDRSQPQAEAQVQDPGRHPSLRLGPRTAQRSHRGVGVVSSQSCPRPCAPTPAARSRTRFIYRRGPPTRTHVSRKRGKWSRIARVRRSHTRVPGWAHKRPMGSSQEEQPLHRPSQSGQDADLLDAADTARPQASLLEGHLPEGERQLHGSGQGPYFYIGGTNGASIISSYCKGKGWQRIEDSRREDYKLKWCEVKCRDSYYSFREGEQLLYQLPNNKLLTTKIGLLSALREYSRVVSRTHKTSPCAQAKVLKMEEFFPETYRLDIRDEREAFFTLFDENQTWICKPTASNQGKGIFLLRNQEEVAALQVKTQSIEDDPIYRKMPFRAPQARVVQRYIQNPLLLDGKKFDVRSYLLIACATPYMVFFGHGYARLTLSLYDPHSSDLSGHLTNQFMQKKSPLYMLLKEDTVWSMDHLNRYINDKFRKTKGLPRDWVFTTFTKRMQQIMAHCFQAVKSKLQCKLGYFDLIGCDFLIDENFKVWLLEMNSNPALHTNCEVLKEVIPGVVTETLDLALETFQKSLRGQKMLPLLSQRHFVLLHDGEADLWPRPGGSRGALRPPPPLRAAPRPGARTPAPPRGPGGAHARPRLPGRGPDGSTQSREPGAERPREGAGGPAREPSPGLAEEERKNAGHRGS from the exons GGAAAGCCTCGCCTGCAATAAACAGGATGCCGAGATGACCCTGCCTCCACAGGGCACCAGGCCCCACGGTCACCGCAGAGACAGGAGCCAGCCACAAGCAGAGGCCCAAGTCCAGGACCCCGGGAGGCACCCCTCCCTGAGGCTAGGACCGAGGACTGCCCAAAGGTCccacagaggggtgggggtggtgtctTCCCAGAGCTGCCCCCGCCCTTGTGCGCCCACACCTGCAGCCCGCAGCCGCACCCGCTTCATCTACCGTCGGGGACCACCCACTAGGACCCACGTCAGCAGGAAGAGGGGCAAGTGGTCCAGGATTGCAAGGGTCCGGCGGAGCCACACCCGGGTGCCAG GCTGGGCCCACAAAAGACCGATGGGGAGCAGCCAAGAGGAGCAGCCCCTGCACCGGCCAAGCCAGTCGGGCCAAGACGCAG ACCTCCTGGACGCTGCTGACACCGCCAGGCCTCAGGCCTCTCTCCTGGAGGGGCACCTgccagagggggagaggcagctgCACGGCAGCGGGCAAGGGCCCTACTTCTACATCGGAGGCACCAACGGGGCCTCCAT AATCAGCTCCTACTGCAAGGGCAAGGGCTGGCAGCGCATTGAGGACAGCCGGCGGGAGGACTACAAGCTGAAGTGGTGCGAGGTCAAGTGCAGAGACAGCTACTACAGCTTCCGGGAag GCGAACAGCTGCTCTACCAGCTCCCCAACAACAAGCTCCTCACCACCAAGATTGGGCTGCTCAGTGCCCTGAGGGAGTACTCGAGGGTCGTGAGCAGGACCCACAAGACATCACCGTGTGCCCAGGCCAA AGTCCtgaaaatggaagaatttttCCCAGAGACCTACCGTCTGGACATCAGGGACGAGAGAGAGGCTTTCTTCACTCTCTTTGATG AAAATCAGACGTGGATCTGCAAGCCCACGGCCTCCAACCAGGGCAAAGGCATCTTCCTGCTCAGGAACCAGGAGGAAGTCGCCGCCCTGCAAGTCAAGACCCAGAGCATCGAGGACGACCCCATCTACCGCAAGATGCCGTTCCGGGCGCCTCAGGCGCGGGTCGTGCAGAG GTACATCCAGAACCCACTGCTACTGGATGGGAAGAAGTTTGACGTGCGTTCCTACCTGCTCATCGCCTGTGCCACGCCGTACATGGTCTTCTTTGGTCACGGCTATGCCCGCCTCACTCTCAGCCTTTATGACCCCCATTCCAGCGACCTCAGTGGCCACTTGACCAACCAG TTCATGCAGAAGAAGAGCCCCCTGTACATGCTGCTCAAGGAGGACACGGTATGGAGCATGGACCACCTCAACCGCTACATCAACGACAAATTCCGGAAGACCAAGGGACTCCCTAGGGACTGGGTCTTTACTACCTTTACG AAGCGGATGCAGCAGATCATGGCTCACTGCTTCCAGGCTGTCAAGTCCAAGCTCCAGTGCAAGCTGGGCTACTTCGACCTCATTGGCTGTGACTTCCTGATCGACGAAAACTTCAAG GTGTGGCTGCTGGAGATGAACTCCAACCCCGCCCTGCACACCAACTGTGAAGTCCTGAAGGAGGTGATCCCGGGCGTGGTCACGGAAACCCTGG acCTGGCGCTCGAGACCTTCCAGAAGAGCCTGCGCGGCCAGAAGATGCTGCCTCTGCTGTCCCAGCGCCACTTCGTGCTCCTGCACGACGGCGAGGCCGACCTCTGGCCGCGCCCCGGGGGCTCCCGAGGCGCCCTGCGCCCGCCGCCCCCGCTCCGCGCCGCCCCGCGGCCAGGCGCGCGCACGCCCGCACCCCCCCGGGGGCCCGGCGGCGCGCACGCGCGGCCCCGACTCCCGGGCCGCGGCCCCGACGGCAGCACCCAGAGCCGGGAGCCCGGGGCCGAGCGGCCGCGAGAGGGAGCAGGGGGCCCGGCGCGGGAGCCGTCCCCCGGGCTGGCGGAGGAGGAGCGCAAGAACGCGGGCCATCGCGGCTCCTAG
- the TTLL10 gene encoding inactive polyglycylase TTLL10 isoform X5, with amino-acid sequence MSPTHLAAKDPVRQGLPSILYRGAASCQSFYLTRESLACNKQDAEMTLPPQGTRPHGHRRDRSQPQAEAQVQDPGRHPSLRLGPRTAQRSHRGVGVVSSQSCPRPCAPTPAARSRTRFIYRRGPPTRTHVSRKRGKWSRIARVRRSHTRVPGWAHKRPMGSSQEEQPLHRPSQSGQDADLLDAADTARPQASLLEGHLPEGERQLHGSGQGPYFYIGGTNGASIISSYCKGKGWQRIEDSRREDYKLKWCEVKCRDSYYSFREGEQLLYQLPNNKLLTTKIGLLSALREYSRVVSRTHKTSPCAQAKSRKDTTSALEELTWTSPGCFGPQRVLKMEEFFPETYRLDIRDEREAFFTLFDENQTWICKPTASNQGKGIFLLRNQEEVAALQVKTQSIEDDPIYRKMPFRAPQARVVQRYIQNPLLLDGKKFDVRSYLLIACATPYMVFFGHGYARLTLSLYDPHSSDLSGHLTNQFMQKKSPLYMLLKEDTVWSMDHLNRYINDKFRKTKGLPRDWVFTTFTKRMQQIMAHCFQAVKSKLQCKLGYFDLIGCDFLIDENFKVWLLEMNSNPALHTNCEVLKEVIPGVVTETLDLALETFQKSLRGQKMLPLLSQRHFVLLHDGEADLWPRPGGSRGALRPPPPLRAAPRPGARTPAPPRGPGGAHARPRLPGRGPDGSTQSREPGAERPREGAGGPAREPSPGLAEEERKNAGHRGS; translated from the exons GGAAAGCCTCGCCTGCAATAAACAGGATGCCGAGATGACCCTGCCTCCACAGGGCACCAGGCCCCACGGTCACCGCAGAGACAGGAGCCAGCCACAAGCAGAGGCCCAAGTCCAGGACCCCGGGAGGCACCCCTCCCTGAGGCTAGGACCGAGGACTGCCCAAAGGTCccacagaggggtgggggtggtgtctTCCCAGAGCTGCCCCCGCCCTTGTGCGCCCACACCTGCAGCCCGCAGCCGCACCCGCTTCATCTACCGTCGGGGACCACCCACTAGGACCCACGTCAGCAGGAAGAGGGGCAAGTGGTCCAGGATTGCAAGGGTCCGGCGGAGCCACACCCGGGTGCCAG GCTGGGCCCACAAAAGACCGATGGGGAGCAGCCAAGAGGAGCAGCCCCTGCACCGGCCAAGCCAGTCGGGCCAAGACGCAG ACCTCCTGGACGCTGCTGACACCGCCAGGCCTCAGGCCTCTCTCCTGGAGGGGCACCTgccagagggggagaggcagctgCACGGCAGCGGGCAAGGGCCCTACTTCTACATCGGAGGCACCAACGGGGCCTCCAT AATCAGCTCCTACTGCAAGGGCAAGGGCTGGCAGCGCATTGAGGACAGCCGGCGGGAGGACTACAAGCTGAAGTGGTGCGAGGTCAAGTGCAGAGACAGCTACTACAGCTTCCGGGAag GCGAACAGCTGCTCTACCAGCTCCCCAACAACAAGCTCCTCACCACCAAGATTGGGCTGCTCAGTGCCCTGAGGGAGTACTCGAGGGTCGTGAGCAGGACCCACAAGACATCACCGTGTGCCCAGGCCAA ATCCAGAAAGGACACAACCTCCGCCCTTGAGGAGCTCACGTGGACCAGCCCAGGATGCTTTGGGCCACAGAG AGTCCtgaaaatggaagaatttttCCCAGAGACCTACCGTCTGGACATCAGGGACGAGAGAGAGGCTTTCTTCACTCTCTTTGATG AAAATCAGACGTGGATCTGCAAGCCCACGGCCTCCAACCAGGGCAAAGGCATCTTCCTGCTCAGGAACCAGGAGGAAGTCGCCGCCCTGCAAGTCAAGACCCAGAGCATCGAGGACGACCCCATCTACCGCAAGATGCCGTTCCGGGCGCCTCAGGCGCGGGTCGTGCAGAG GTACATCCAGAACCCACTGCTACTGGATGGGAAGAAGTTTGACGTGCGTTCCTACCTGCTCATCGCCTGTGCCACGCCGTACATGGTCTTCTTTGGTCACGGCTATGCCCGCCTCACTCTCAGCCTTTATGACCCCCATTCCAGCGACCTCAGTGGCCACTTGACCAACCAG TTCATGCAGAAGAAGAGCCCCCTGTACATGCTGCTCAAGGAGGACACGGTATGGAGCATGGACCACCTCAACCGCTACATCAACGACAAATTCCGGAAGACCAAGGGACTCCCTAGGGACTGGGTCTTTACTACCTTTACG AAGCGGATGCAGCAGATCATGGCTCACTGCTTCCAGGCTGTCAAGTCCAAGCTCCAGTGCAAGCTGGGCTACTTCGACCTCATTGGCTGTGACTTCCTGATCGACGAAAACTTCAAG GTGTGGCTGCTGGAGATGAACTCCAACCCCGCCCTGCACACCAACTGTGAAGTCCTGAAGGAGGTGATCCCGGGCGTGGTCACGGAAACCCTGG acCTGGCGCTCGAGACCTTCCAGAAGAGCCTGCGCGGCCAGAAGATGCTGCCTCTGCTGTCCCAGCGCCACTTCGTGCTCCTGCACGACGGCGAGGCCGACCTCTGGCCGCGCCCCGGGGGCTCCCGAGGCGCCCTGCGCCCGCCGCCCCCGCTCCGCGCCGCCCCGCGGCCAGGCGCGCGCACGCCCGCACCCCCCCGGGGGCCCGGCGGCGCGCACGCGCGGCCCCGACTCCCGGGCCGCGGCCCCGACGGCAGCACCCAGAGCCGGGAGCCCGGGGCCGAGCGGCCGCGAGAGGGAGCAGGGGGCCCGGCGCGGGAGCCGTCCCCCGGGCTGGCGGAGGAGGAGCGCAAGAACGCGGGCCATCGCGGCTCCTAG